A stretch of bacterium DNA encodes these proteins:
- a CDS encoding Gfo/Idh/MocA family oxidoreductase, whose translation MKEESTKNETTPSEAKAGKKIGRRDFLQGLAGVPVLGAFALAALRQESFRRAARARKAAAVAGGEAPAELNVALLGVGAQGSVLLNSMLKIPGLRFRAVCDIWAEYNLKRAGNLLKKYGHEPALYQDYREMLDKEKVLDAVVIATPDFWHADHTIACLQAGLHVYCEKEMSNTLEGARRMVLAARQTGKLLQIGHQRRSNPRYLFCHDILLQKCGLLGRPATAYAQWNRSAAPDLGWPKKYEIPQALLRQYGFDSMAQFCNWRWYKKLGGGPIVDLGSHQIDIFSWFLGANPRSVMASGGTDYYPKETHEWYDTVLATYEYDTPRGIVRAHYKTTTTNGSLGYFEQFMGDQGTLVISESAGQGAVYREKTNAPSWDEWVRLGYLTEPRLLEVKAEQESESLDVRETISPDEHKIPVIFSDPYHKPHLENFFNAVRGKDTLNCPPEVAYESAVAVLKVNEAVEAKRTLEFSPEEFKI comes from the coding sequence ATGAAAGAAGAAAGCACCAAGAACGAAACGACCCCCTCCGAAGCGAAAGCGGGAAAAAAGATCGGCCGCAGGGATTTCCTTCAGGGTCTGGCGGGGGTCCCGGTCCTCGGGGCCTTTGCTCTGGCGGCGCTGCGACAGGAATCCTTCCGCCGGGCGGCGAGGGCCCGCAAGGCCGCGGCCGTCGCCGGCGGGGAGGCCCCCGCAGAGCTGAACGTCGCCCTGCTGGGAGTCGGCGCGCAGGGAAGCGTCCTGCTGAACTCCATGCTCAAAATCCCCGGACTGCGATTCCGGGCGGTCTGCGACATCTGGGCCGAGTACAATCTCAAGCGCGCCGGCAACCTCCTGAAAAAATATGGCCACGAACCGGCCCTTTACCAGGATTACCGCGAAATGCTCGACAAGGAGAAGGTGCTGGATGCAGTTGTCATCGCCACCCCCGATTTCTGGCATGCCGATCATACCATTGCCTGTCTCCAGGCCGGTCTTCATGTCTACTGCGAAAAGGAGATGTCCAATACGCTCGAAGGCGCCCGGCGTATGGTCCTGGCCGCCCGCCAAACCGGAAAGTTGCTGCAGATCGGCCACCAGCGCCGCAGCAATCCGCGTTATCTGTTTTGCCACGACATTCTTCTGCAGAAATGCGGGCTCCTCGGCCGGCCGGCGACCGCCTATGCGCAGTGGAACCGTTCCGCCGCACCCGATCTGGGATGGCCGAAAAAATACGAAATCCCGCAAGCCCTGTTGCGCCAATACGGTTTTGACTCCATGGCGCAGTTCTGCAACTGGCGCTGGTATAAAAAACTGGGCGGCGGCCCGATCGTCGATCTCGGCTCGCACCAGATCGATATCTTTTCCTGGTTCCTCGGCGCCAATCCCCGGTCCGTCATGGCCAGCGGCGGCACCGATTATTATCCCAAAGAGACCCACGAGTGGTATGACACTGTGCTGGCGACCTACGAGTATGACACCCCCCGAGGGATCGTCCGCGCCCATTACAAGACCACGACCACCAACGGCAGTCTCGGCTATTTCGAGCAGTTTATGGGCGATCAGGGCACCTTGGTGATCTCCGAATCGGCCGGTCAGGGCGCCGTCTACCGTGAAAAGACCAATGCGCCCTCTTGGGATGAATGGGTACGCCTGGGCTACCTCACCGAACCACGGCTGCTCGAGGTGAAAGCGGAGCAGGAGAGCGAGAGCCTGGATGTCCGCGAGACCATCTCGCCGGACGAGCACAAGATCCCGGTCATCTTCAGCGATCCCTACCACAAACCCCATCTTGAAAATTTCTTCAATGCCGTGCGCGGCAAGGACACCCTCAACTGCCCCCCCGAGGTGGCCTATGAATCCGCCGTCGCCGTGCTCAAGGTCAATGAAGCGGTGGAGGCCAAAAGGACGCTCGAATTCAGCCCGGAGGAATTCAAAATCTGA
- a CDS encoding ATP-binding protein, translated as MLTNAAFHSRWVALLALALGLMLMISALVELRSTRQELTAALQEQGRTVLALAQRGLENAALSWEVVEAALEQRLLDNARLLAQLDHAGHLDEKILQRIAQENGLFRINLFDSHGRLTLSSHATTGQPPLNAPRRLLQPVLGDSSSELVLGFRQRLFGIGTNFAVAKHRSNGGAIVVNADAAEILSFRRTIGAGSFIKLIGESGDVRYAVVQDSNGILLASPGVRQMSAPDSDIFLKQLQMHETPLSRFTPYQGEEVFEIGAPVRMTESGTAFIRIGLSAASLHRAYQAALWRTGLSTLLLLLTGLLTAGVLLRDLHERRRAEEQRQRQERLMALSHLASGVAHEIRNPLNAVSMVAQRLQREFTPAQDTVEYQQLTGMLVTESRRINEIINQFLQFARPAPLNKIPTRLDALVNHVAALMQSEAAHSGITLSSHCREVREMQADPDKLTQALLNLVRNSLAACENGGHITLSCEAQGERIVIHIEDDGSGIAPEHLGKIFNLYFTTREEGSGLGLSIVQQIVAQHEGTIEVKSEPGQGTRFTISLPAR; from the coding sequence ATGTTGACGAATGCTGCCTTTCATTCAAGATGGGTCGCGCTGCTGGCTCTGGCTCTGGGGTTGATGCTAATGATATCGGCCCTGGTCGAATTGCGCAGCACCCGCCAGGAACTGACCGCCGCGCTGCAAGAGCAAGGCCGAACGGTTCTGGCACTGGCTCAACGCGGGCTCGAAAATGCCGCACTTTCCTGGGAGGTTGTGGAGGCCGCACTCGAGCAACGTCTGCTGGACAATGCGCGCCTGCTCGCGCAGTTGGACCACGCCGGACACCTGGATGAGAAAATCCTGCAACGAATTGCGCAAGAAAATGGACTCTTCCGTATCAATCTCTTTGACAGCCATGGGCGCCTGACACTTTCAAGTCATGCCACAACCGGCCAGCCTCCGCTCAATGCGCCGCGCCGCTTGTTGCAGCCCGTCCTGGGCGACAGCAGCAGTGAACTGGTGCTGGGCTTTCGGCAGCGGCTCTTTGGGATCGGGACAAATTTCGCGGTGGCCAAACACCGCAGCAACGGCGGCGCCATCGTCGTCAATGCTGACGCTGCCGAGATTCTATCCTTCCGACGAACCATCGGCGCCGGCTCCTTCATCAAACTGATCGGCGAGAGCGGCGATGTCCGCTACGCGGTGGTCCAGGATTCGAACGGAATTTTGTTGGCATCTCCCGGTGTGCGGCAAATGAGCGCTCCCGATTCCGATATATTTCTGAAGCAACTGCAAATGCATGAGACACCCCTCTCCCGGTTTACGCCCTACCAGGGTGAAGAAGTGTTCGAAATTGGAGCGCCCGTACGAATGACCGAAAGCGGCACTGCCTTCATCCGTATCGGTCTCTCAGCGGCCTCGCTGCACCGTGCTTACCAGGCAGCCTTGTGGCGCACTGGACTCTCGACCCTGTTACTGCTGCTGACCGGTCTCCTGACCGCCGGAGTGCTGCTGCGGGATCTGCACGAACGCCGCCGTGCTGAAGAGCAGCGTCAACGCCAGGAGCGGCTCATGGCCCTCAGCCATCTGGCATCGGGGGTCGCTCATGAAATCCGCAACCCGCTCAATGCTGTCAGTATGGTGGCCCAGCGGCTCCAACGTGAATTTACTCCTGCCCAGGATACCGTTGAGTATCAGCAGCTCACCGGGATGCTGGTCACGGAGAGCCGGCGTATCAACGAGATCATTAACCAGTTTCTCCAGTTCGCCCGTCCTGCTCCACTCAACAAGATCCCCACCCGCCTTGATGCGCTGGTGAACCACGTTGCCGCTCTGATGCAGAGCGAAGCAGCGCATTCCGGCATCACCCTCTCCAGCCACTGCCGCGAGGTTCGCGAAATGCAAGCCGACCCTGACAAACTGACTCAAGCGCTCCTTAACCTGGTTCGCAATAGCCTGGCGGCTTGTGAGAACGGCGGGCATATTACCCTCTCCTGCGAGGCGCAGGGGGAGCGGATTGTCATCCATATCGAGGATGATGGCAGCGGTATCGCACCGGAGCACCTCGGGAAGATTTTCAATCTCTATTTCACCACCCGTGAAGAGGGCAGCGGCCTTGGCCTCAGTATTGTCCAGCAGATCGTCGCCCAGCACGAGGGAACCATTGAAGTGAAGAGCGAGCCTGGTCAAGGCACCCGCTTCACCATCAGCTTGCCGGCGCGATGA
- a CDS encoding Gfo/Idh/MocA family oxidoreductase — protein sequence MNPTKSAISRRRFLMGSAAAATALTMAPSEVFAKEKKKSPSDKLNIACIGVGGKGSSDITDAATENIIALCDVDDEKYADLFNHCKENRPEALPMLEKAKRYKDYRVMLEENEKIIDAVTVSTPDHSHAPAAMIALKMKKHVWVQKPLTHTVHEARLLAEEAARQGVTTQMGNQGHASEDARLMNEWIWDGAIGDVREVHVWSNRPIWPQGVEAPTAIPSVPPSLDWNLWLGPAAWRPYHPDLCHFVWRGWYDFGTGAIGDMGAHIIDHPFWALNLGRPQFVHASSTELKSTSYPAAEIITYYFPERPGHPEAESYGIQPKIGFPPVKMIWYDGGLTPPRFKELEAGRKLGSGKGGVIYYGDKGILMSSEYGSSPRLIPETRMQEYTRPEKKIPRVKGHMEDWIESCKAGKKSFTDFSYAGPLTETMLLGCVAVRCKEANLLLEYDAVNGQFINYADANPLLTKSYREGWTL from the coding sequence ATGAATCCGACCAAGAGCGCCATCTCACGCCGCCGTTTTCTTATGGGCAGCGCCGCAGCCGCCACTGCCCTGACCATGGCCCCCAGCGAGGTTTTCGCCAAAGAGAAGAAAAAATCACCCAGCGACAAACTGAACATCGCCTGCATCGGGGTGGGCGGCAAGGGCAGCTCAGACATTACGGATGCGGCCACCGAAAACATTATCGCCCTCTGTGACGTTGACGACGAAAAATATGCCGATCTTTTCAATCACTGTAAGGAGAACCGGCCCGAAGCCCTCCCGATGCTCGAGAAAGCCAAGCGCTACAAGGATTATCGGGTTATGCTCGAGGAGAACGAAAAAATTATCGACGCAGTCACGGTCAGTACGCCGGACCATTCGCACGCCCCGGCCGCCATGATCGCCCTCAAGATGAAAAAACACGTATGGGTGCAAAAGCCCCTGACCCACACCGTGCATGAAGCGCGGCTGTTGGCCGAAGAGGCTGCACGCCAGGGCGTGACGACCCAGATGGGGAACCAGGGGCACGCCTCCGAGGATGCTCGGTTGATGAATGAATGGATCTGGGACGGCGCCATCGGTGACGTCCGTGAGGTTCATGTCTGGTCCAACCGGCCAATCTGGCCCCAGGGCGTGGAGGCGCCGACGGCGATCCCCTCGGTACCGCCCTCTCTTGACTGGAACCTTTGGCTTGGCCCGGCCGCCTGGCGCCCTTATCATCCGGACCTCTGCCATTTTGTCTGGCGCGGCTGGTACGATTTCGGCACCGGCGCCATCGGCGATATGGGCGCCCATATCATTGACCATCCCTTCTGGGCCCTCAATCTCGGGCGTCCACAATTCGTGCATGCCTCCTCCACTGAATTGAAATCGACCTCCTATCCGGCCGCCGAGATCATCACCTACTATTTCCCGGAGCGCCCTGGCCATCCCGAGGCGGAAAGCTATGGCATCCAGCCCAAAATCGGCTTTCCTCCGGTCAAGATGATCTGGTACGATGGCGGATTGACCCCGCCGCGCTTCAAGGAACTCGAAGCCGGGCGCAAATTGGGCTCGGGCAAAGGCGGCGTGATTTATTACGGCGACAAAGGCATTCTGATGAGCAGCGAGTACGGTTCCAGTCCGCGATTGATCCCTGAAACCCGGATGCAGGAATACACCCGGCCGGAAAAGAAGATCCCGCGCGTCAAGGGGCACATGGAAGACTGGATCGAATCCTGTAAGGCCGGCAAAAAGTCCTTCACCGATTTCAGCTACGCCGGCCCCCTCACCGAAACCATGTTGCTGGGTTGCGTGGCGGTGCGCTGCAAGGAGGCCAACTTGCTGCTCGAATATGACGCCGTCAACGGCCAATTCATCAATTATGCCGATGCCAACCCACTGCTCACCAAGAGCTATCGCGAAGGCTGGACGCTGTAA
- a CDS encoding DoxX family membrane protein produces the protein MNETRLSTFQWITLTVMRMVIGWHFLYEGLAKLLKGNWSAYGFLMESKWIFAGLFHALARNAALLSVVNTLNIWGLILIGLGLIMGCFTRLAAIGGIALILLYYACNPPFIGLFYSIPMEGHYLIINKNLVELAALLVLIAIPTQQITGIDRIFFKLRKK, from the coding sequence ATGAATGAGACCCGCCTGTCCACTTTTCAGTGGATCACCCTGACGGTGATGCGCATGGTCATCGGCTGGCATTTCCTCTATGAAGGACTGGCCAAGCTCCTCAAAGGCAACTGGTCGGCCTATGGCTTTCTGATGGAATCCAAGTGGATATTCGCCGGTTTATTTCACGCCCTGGCCCGGAACGCCGCGCTACTCTCCGTCGTTAATACGCTGAACATCTGGGGCCTTATTCTGATCGGCCTCGGCTTGATCATGGGATGCTTTACCAGGCTGGCTGCGATCGGCGGTATTGCGCTCATCCTGCTCTATTACGCCTGCAATCCGCCCTTCATCGGGCTCTTTTACAGTATTCCCATGGAGGGCCATTACCTGATCATCAACAAGAATCTGGTGGAACTGGCGGCGCTGCTGGTCCTGATCGCCATCCCGACACAGCAGATCACAGGAATAGACCGGATTTTCTTCAAGTTGAGGAAGAAGTAG
- a CDS encoding sigma-54 dependent transcriptional regulator encodes MPVTILIVDDEAVQRNTLAGFLAKKGYTTLQAESGATALNAVRLQTVDLVLTDLRMPGMDGAQLLTELKNLNPELEVIMMTAFGTMEEAVQSMKNGALDFITKPIDLGQLELTIARAVERKQLISENQRLQQLVAERLSFSGILTRSEAMQKALSIAARAAVSRITVLILGESGTGKELVAKAIHLASPRAAKPFVAVNLAALPDTLVESELFGHEKGAFTGADRMRMGRFEAANTGTLFIDEVGDMPLPIQAKLLRVLQEQAFERLGSSSPVRVDVRLIAATNRSLDDLVRTRLFREDLYYRLNVVRIELPPLRERKTDIPLLAEHFLRRFAAENNRPMQGYTREAMDLLMKYPFPGNVRELQHLIEQAVVLSRDQWIGAEDLGLPTATAAAADISGGTFTERVEAFERGLIQAALQEATGVQSRAARALGISERHLRYKLQKYGMK; translated from the coding sequence ATGCCTGTCACCATCCTGATCGTCGACGACGAAGCGGTTCAGCGCAACACCCTAGCCGGCTTTCTGGCAAAAAAGGGTTATACCACACTGCAGGCAGAATCCGGTGCAACAGCCCTGAACGCCGTCCGGCTCCAGACAGTCGATCTGGTGCTCACAGACCTGCGCATGCCCGGTATGGATGGCGCCCAATTGCTGACTGAACTAAAAAACCTCAATCCTGAACTGGAGGTGATCATGATGACCGCCTTTGGCACGATGGAGGAAGCGGTACAATCGATGAAAAACGGCGCTCTCGATTTTATCACCAAGCCGATCGATCTCGGGCAACTGGAACTCACCATTGCCAGGGCTGTGGAGCGTAAACAGCTGATCAGTGAAAACCAGCGCCTACAGCAGTTGGTGGCGGAACGCTTGAGCTTCAGTGGCATCCTCACCCGCTCCGAAGCCATGCAAAAGGCCCTGAGTATCGCTGCCCGCGCTGCCGTGAGCCGGATTACTGTACTGATTCTGGGTGAAAGCGGCACGGGCAAGGAACTGGTCGCCAAGGCGATTCATCTGGCCTCGCCGCGCGCAGCAAAACCTTTTGTCGCGGTTAATCTGGCCGCCCTGCCTGATACTCTGGTTGAAAGCGAGCTCTTTGGCCATGAAAAGGGGGCCTTCACCGGCGCCGATCGGATGCGCATGGGCCGTTTCGAAGCCGCAAATACCGGTACCCTCTTCATTGATGAGGTTGGCGACATGCCCCTTCCGATCCAGGCCAAGCTGCTGAGAGTGCTCCAGGAACAGGCGTTCGAGCGCCTTGGCAGCTCAAGCCCAGTCAGGGTGGACGTGCGCTTGATCGCTGCAACCAATCGCTCTCTGGACGATCTGGTCAGAACCAGACTTTTTCGCGAAGATCTCTACTATCGCCTCAACGTGGTGCGTATCGAATTGCCCCCCTTGCGCGAACGCAAAACGGATATTCCCCTGCTAGCCGAGCACTTTTTACGCCGGTTTGCAGCAGAGAACAACCGCCCCATGCAGGGGTATACCCGTGAGGCCATGGATTTGCTGATGAAATATCCTTTTCCCGGAAATGTACGCGAGCTGCAGCATCTTATCGAGCAGGCTGTCGTTCTGAGCCGTGATCAATGGATAGGCGCGGAGGATCTTGGCCTGCCAACCGCCACTGCTGCAGCTGCTGATATCTCTGGCGGCACCTTCACCGAAAGGGTGGAGGCCTTTGAAAGGGGACTCATCCAAGCTGCGCTCCAGGAAGCAACTGGAGTGCAAAGCCGGGCGGCGCGCGCCCTCGGTATCAGTGAACGCCATCTGCGCTATAAATTGCAGAAATATGGGATGAAATAA
- a CDS encoding TIGR03663 family protein, giving the protein MRKNSTFIASWCFILLLAAVLRLPRLQHRPMHTDEAVHAVKFAVLLQEGSYTYDAQEYHGPTLYYFTLIPAWLRGQSSLEELDEATLRLVAVSFGLSLVLLPLLLAPLISRPAALAAGFWIALSPMQVFYSRYYIQEVLFVFFGMLALICAGRYLQQRHWAWALGAGGALGLLHATKETDIVLIVAAASAAMVVWLRERPHVSLHGRDLLLALAAALLVSALFFTAGFTHPQGLLDSFRAYNGYLHRGAGQTLHTQPWYYYFNLLFWHHEPGHPWWSEIWIAPFLAAGLWSARDSRGQNSARSITTRFICSFTLILCILYSLLPYKTPWNALAFYYCFLIIAGLGWRQWLEQTKKWQVALYLSVIICSLLISRQAVLLNQRQDSDPGNPWVYAHPGPDLARITSAVKTAAAAAPEGLRTPVQVAVTGDEYWPLPWTLRRMPNIGWYDRLDESLSPAPLILISPEQEPLLQHLLYEIPPPGQRNLYLPLWRGYAELRPGQELHGYIRKDLHDLLDPSAGTQPLTEGIEAK; this is encoded by the coding sequence ATGCGGAAAAACTCAACATTTATTGCATCATGGTGTTTTATCCTCCTGCTGGCAGCCGTGCTGCGCCTGCCGCGGCTGCAGCACCGGCCTATGCACACCGATGAAGCCGTGCATGCGGTCAAATTCGCAGTCCTGCTGCAGGAGGGGAGCTACACCTACGACGCCCAGGAATACCATGGCCCCACCCTCTATTATTTCACCCTGATTCCAGCCTGGCTGCGCGGCCAGTCCTCCCTGGAGGAGTTGGATGAGGCCACCCTGCGCCTTGTGGCTGTTAGTTTCGGTCTCAGCCTCGTCCTCCTGCCCCTGCTGCTTGCTCCCTTGATCAGCCGGCCAGCCGCCCTCGCTGCCGGTTTTTGGATCGCCCTTTCACCAATGCAGGTCTTCTACAGCCGCTATTATATCCAGGAAGTCCTGTTCGTTTTTTTCGGTATGCTCGCTTTGATTTGCGCCGGCCGCTATCTGCAGCAGCGGCATTGGGCCTGGGCTTTGGGCGCTGGCGGGGCGCTGGGACTTCTGCACGCCACCAAGGAGACCGATATCGTGCTCATCGTGGCTGCCGCGTCAGCGGCAATGGTTGTCTGGCTGCGGGAGCGCCCGCACGTCTCCCTGCACGGGCGCGACCTCCTGCTCGCTTTGGCCGCTGCCCTCCTGGTTTCTGCTCTTTTTTTTACCGCAGGATTCACTCATCCACAGGGTCTGTTGGACAGCTTTCGCGCTTACAACGGATATCTACACCGTGGTGCCGGCCAAACCCTGCACACCCAGCCTTGGTATTATTATTTCAATCTGCTGTTTTGGCATCACGAACCGGGCCATCCCTGGTGGAGCGAGATCTGGATCGCGCCCTTCCTGGCCGCTGGGCTCTGGTCGGCTAGAGATTCGCGGGGACAAAATTCGGCAAGATCGATAACAACAAGGTTCATCTGCAGTTTTACCTTAATTCTCTGTATTCTCTATTCCCTGCTCCCCTACAAAACCCCCTGGAATGCCCTGGCGTTTTATTATTGTTTTCTGATCATTGCCGGTTTGGGATGGAGGCAATGGCTTGAACAGACGAAGAAATGGCAAGTTGCGCTCTATCTTTCAGTTATCATCTGCAGCCTGTTAATCAGCCGCCAGGCCGTGCTTCTCAACCAACGGCAGGACAGCGATCCGGGAAATCCCTGGGTCTACGCCCACCCTGGCCCTGATCTGGCGCGGATCACCTCCGCGGTCAAAACGGCGGCCGCAGCGGCCCCGGAGGGGCTCCGAACCCCGGTGCAGGTGGCTGTGACGGGCGACGAATATTGGCCCCTGCCCTGGACCTTGCGCCGTATGCCGAATATAGGATGGTACGACCGGCTGGACGAGAGCCTGTCGCCAGCGCCCCTCATCCTGATCTCGCCTGAGCAGGAGCCACTCCTGCAGCACCTGCTCTATGAAATACCGCCCCCGGGTCAGCGCAATCTCTATCTGCCTCTCTGGCGCGGATACGCCGAACTCCGGCCCGGGCAGGAACTGCATGGCTATATCCGCAAGGATCTCCACGATCTCCTTGATCCGTCCGCTGGTACTCAGCCCCTGACAGAGGGAATTGAAGCAAAATAA